One window of the Piliocolobus tephrosceles isolate RC106 chromosome 17, ASM277652v3, whole genome shotgun sequence genome contains the following:
- the ZNF205 gene encoding zinc finger protein 205 yields MSADGGGIQAAQDKETPLEIPDGGHSHQEMLSKLGEAVPSGDAQESLHIKTEPEEPHPEGASQEDGAQGAWGWAPLSHGSKEKALFLPGGAPPSPRIPVLSREGRTRDRQMAAALLTAWSQMPVTFEDVALYLSREEWGRLDHTQQNFYRDVLQKRNGLSLGFPFSRPFWAPQAQGKGEASGSSRQTGDEKEWRGAYTGAIEVGQRMPTSSVAALGDVKPFRTRAGRVQGGVPQCALEAACGRNSGPAKDSGQPADPHGTPVAAPPDPSPTEPQEGRVPQKPSEEKGAPESGEEGLAPDSEAGRKSYRCEQCGKGFSWHSHLVTHRRTHTGEKPYACTDCGKRFGRSSHLIQHQIIHTGEKPYTCPACRKSFSHHSTLIQHQRIHTGEKPYVCDRCTKRFTRRSDLVTHQGTHTGAKPHKCPICGKCFTQSSALVTHQRTHTGVKPYPCPECGKCFSQRSNLIAHNRTHTGEKPYHCLDCGKSFSHSSHLTAHQRTHRGVRPYACPLCGKSFSRRSNLHRHEKIHTTGPKALAMLMLGAAAAAGALATPPPAPT; encoded by the exons ATGTCTGCAGACGGCGGAGGCATCCAGGCCGCCCAGGACAAGGAGACACCCCTGGAG ATTCCAGATGGTGGACATTCTCATCAGGAAATGCTTTCTAAGCTGGGGGAGGCAGTGCCTTCAGGGGACGCTCAGGAGTCATTGCACATTAAGACGGAGCCAGAAGAGCCACACCCCGAGGGGGCGTCGCAGGAGGACGGGGCTCAAGGTGCTTGGGGCTGGGCACCCCTAAGTCACGGCTCTAAGGAGAAAGCTCTCTTTCTGCCTGGTGGAG CCCCCCCTTCCCCCCGGATCCCAGTGCTTTCCCGAGAGGGGAGGACCAGAGACCGGCAGATGGCCGCGGCACTCCTCACTGCCTGGTCCCAG ATGCCAGTGACTTTTGAGGATGTGGCCTTGTACCTCTCCCGGGAGGAGTGGGGTCGGCTGGACCACACGCAGCAGAACTTCTACAGGGATGTCCTGCAGAAGAGAAACGGGCTGTCATTGG GCTTTCCCTTCAGCAGGCCTTTCTGGGCCCCCCAAGCGCAGGGCAAGGGCGAGGCCTCAGGCTCCAGCCGGCAAACAGGAGATGAGAAGGAGTGGAGAGGCGCGTACACAG GAGCCATCGAAGTGGGGCAGAGGATGCCGACCTCATCGGTGGCAGCCCTTGGAGATGTGAAGCCCTTCAGGACCAGGGCAGGGAGAGTCCAGGGGGGCGTCCCGCAGTGCGCGCTGGAAGCAGCTTGCGGCCGGAACTCAGGGCCTGCCAAAGACTCCGGGCAGCCGGCTGATCCACACGGCACTCCGGTTGCAGCTCCGCCGGACCCCAGTCCCACGGAGCCCCAGGAGGGCCGCGTCCCGCAGAAGCCCAGCGAGGAGAAGGGAGCCCCGGAGAGTGGCGAGGAGGGCCTGGCCCCTGACAGTGAGGCGGGCAGGAAGAGCTACCGGTGCGAGCAGTGCGGCAAGGGCTTCAGCTGGCACTCGCACCTGGTGACGCACCGGCGCACGCACACGGGCGAGAAGCCCTACGCCTGCACTGACTGCGGGAAGCGCTTCGGCCGCAGCTCGCACCTCATCCAGCACCAGATCATCCACACGGGCGAAAAGCCCTACACCTGCCCCGCCTGCCGGAAGAGCTTCAGCCACCACTCTACGCTGATCCAGCACCAGCGCATCCACACCGGAGAGAAGCCCTACGTGTGCGACCGCTGCACCAAGCGCTTCACCCGACGCTCGGACTTGGTCACCCACCAGGGCACCCACACGGGCGCCAAGCCGCACAAGTGCCCCATCTGCGGCAAGTGCTTCACGCAGAGCTCGGCGCTGGTCACCCACCAGCGCACCCACACCGGGGTCAAGCCCTACCCGTGCCCCGAGTGCGGCAAGTGCTTCAGCCAGCGCTCCAACCTCATCGCGCACAACCGCACGCACACGGGCGAGAAGCCCTACCACTGCCTCGACTGTGGTAAGAGCTTCAGCCACAGCTCGCACCTCACCGCGCACCAGCGCACCCACCGCGGCGTGCGGCCCTACGCCTGCCCACTGTGCGGCAAGAGCTTCAGCCGTCGCTCCAACCTGCACCGGCATGAGAAGATTCACACCACGGGGCCCAAGGCCCTGGCCATGCTGATGctgggggcggcggcggcggcgggggctcTGGCCACACCCCCACCTGCTCCCACCTAG